The following are encoded in a window of Sutcliffiella horikoshii genomic DNA:
- a CDS encoding VOC family protein: MAIKRLEHVGIMVKDIQKSIKFYTEVVGFSLKGELDHPNGEIKLAFLGFEKREETELELIQGYNDDLPVEGKVHHIALTVDDVEAERQRLKSLDVTFIEQEITTLPNGARYIFFAGPDGEWIELFETPVK; encoded by the coding sequence ATGGCAATTAAAAGATTAGAACATGTTGGGATCATGGTGAAAGATATTCAGAAATCAATAAAATTCTATACAGAGGTGGTCGGTTTTTCTTTAAAGGGGGAATTAGATCACCCAAATGGGGAGATAAAGCTTGCGTTTCTTGGATTTGAAAAAAGGGAAGAAACGGAGTTGGAACTTATTCAAGGCTATAATGACGATCTCCCCGTTGAAGGGAAAGTCCATCATATCGCTTTAACGGTGGATGATGTAGAGGCGGAACGCCAGAGGTTGAAAAGTTTGGATGTCACCTTTATTGAACAGGAGATTACAACCTTACCAAATGGAGCAAGATATATCTTTTTTGCAGGTCCAGATGGAGAATGGATTGAGCTGTTTGAAACACCGGTAAAATAA
- a CDS encoding spore coat protein, whose protein sequence is MSKDWLFGGRSCGYDHGCGNNGEWNALAAGSRHPLDNDGVAQEADQVNKMIQKSYEQIVIKDSCDIEVTTTDTKIAVSLQAAIQAAIALVISVSIADSNKAEQVIQELLQSSKSVQVNHQQTYIQNSRGVKVTTTDTDLVLNIQLLLQLLIALVVAVDIL, encoded by the coding sequence ATGAGTAAAGATTGGTTATTCGGTGGAAGAAGCTGTGGCTATGATCATGGCTGTGGAAATAATGGTGAATGGAATGCTTTAGCAGCAGGAAGCAGACATCCACTTGACAATGATGGTGTAGCTCAAGAGGCTGACCAAGTAAACAAAATGATTCAAAAATCTTATGAGCAAATAGTAATTAAAGATTCTTGCGATATTGAAGTAACAACTACTGACACAAAAATTGCTGTTTCTCTTCAAGCTGCAATTCAAGCTGCTATCGCTCTAGTAATCAGTGTAAGTATCGCAGATAGCAACAAAGCTGAGCAAGTAATCCAAGAATTGCTTCAAAGCTCCAAATCCGTACAAGTAAATCACCAACAAACGTATATTCAAAACTCTCGTGGTGTAAAAGTAACAACTACAGACACTGACCTAGTACTAAACATCCAGCTACTTCTTCAACTATTGATTGCACTTGTTGTAGCTGTAGACATTTTATAA
- a CDS encoding AMP-binding protein: MAELVHKTIGDLFDETVARYPDKEAVVYVETGLRYSYKEFQQICNQVSKGLMNLGIKKGDHIAVWATNKPEWLITQYASAKIGAVLVTVNTSYQLKELEYLLRQSESTTLLLMDNFKGVSYLDMLQELCPELANCVPGELTSTRLPKLKNVIYMGSESHPGMFTWDDLLNNSSTITDEELLARQNSTNYEDVINMQYTSGTTGFPKGVMLTHSNIINNAINVAECQKLTAEDRICIPVPFFHCFGCVMGTLATVATGATMVPLVMFDPLLVLKAVEQEKCTALYGVPTMFIAELNHPDFEKYDLSSLRTGIMAGSPCPTEIMKRVVHDMGAKEITIAYGQTEASPVITQTRPYDSIERRVSTVGSALDNVEVKIIDPTTGEHVPNGVQGELCTRGYLVMKGYYNMKDQTKDAIDSQGWLHTGDLATMDDDGYVVITGRLKDMIIRGGENIYPREIEEFLYSHPKIFDVQIVGVPDEKFGEQVAAFIKIKPGESLNSQEVKDYCTGKISKYKIPYYVEIVDEYPMTASGKIQKYKLREHAVNTLVRI, encoded by the coding sequence ATGGCAGAGTTAGTACATAAAACAATTGGTGATTTATTTGATGAAACCGTAGCACGTTACCCTGATAAAGAAGCTGTAGTGTATGTGGAAACTGGATTGCGCTATAGCTATAAAGAGTTTCAGCAAATCTGTAATCAAGTATCGAAAGGTTTAATGAATCTAGGAATTAAAAAAGGAGATCATATTGCCGTTTGGGCAACTAATAAACCTGAATGGTTAATTACCCAATACGCCAGTGCAAAGATTGGAGCAGTTTTAGTAACAGTCAATACTAGCTATCAATTGAAGGAACTAGAATATCTGTTACGTCAATCAGAATCCACCACCCTTCTTCTAATGGACAACTTTAAAGGGGTAAGCTACTTGGATATGCTTCAAGAATTATGTCCAGAGCTTGCAAACTGTGTTCCCGGAGAACTAACATCTACTCGTTTACCTAAATTAAAGAATGTCATTTATATGGGCAGCGAAAGTCACCCTGGTATGTTTACATGGGATGACTTGTTGAATAATTCATCTACCATTACAGATGAAGAATTACTGGCCAGGCAAAATAGTACAAATTATGAAGATGTCATCAACATGCAATATACATCTGGGACAACAGGCTTCCCAAAAGGAGTCATGCTCACCCACTCCAATATCATCAACAATGCCATTAATGTGGCGGAATGCCAAAAGCTTACCGCTGAAGATAGAATATGCATTCCGGTTCCGTTTTTCCACTGCTTTGGATGTGTGATGGGAACTTTAGCTACTGTGGCTACAGGAGCGACGATGGTTCCTCTGGTTATGTTTGATCCACTATTGGTTTTGAAAGCGGTGGAACAAGAAAAATGTACAGCCCTTTACGGAGTTCCAACTATGTTCATCGCGGAACTAAATCACCCTGACTTTGAAAAATACGATTTATCCAGTCTACGAACTGGTATCATGGCTGGGTCTCCTTGTCCGACGGAAATTATGAAAAGAGTGGTTCATGATATGGGAGCAAAGGAAATTACAATCGCATATGGGCAAACGGAGGCCTCCCCTGTCATTACACAAACACGCCCATACGACAGCATTGAGAGAAGAGTTTCCACTGTTGGAAGCGCTTTAGATAATGTGGAAGTGAAAATTATTGATCCTACAACAGGTGAACATGTGCCAAATGGAGTCCAAGGCGAGCTTTGTACCAGAGGTTACCTTGTCATGAAAGGCTACTATAATATGAAGGACCAAACGAAAGATGCCATTGATAGCCAAGGCTGGCTTCATACCGGTGACCTCGCGACTATGGATGATGATGGGTATGTCGTCATTACAGGCAGACTAAAGGATATGATTATCCGTGGTGGAGAAAATATTTATCCCCGTGAGATTGAGGAATTTTTATACTCCCATCCGAAAATTTTTGATGTACAAATTGTAGGAGTTCCAGATGAAAAGTTCGGTGAGCAGGTTGCTGCATTTATAAAAATCAAACCGGGCGAAAGCTTAAACAGTCAAGAAGTCAAAGACTATTGCACTGGAAAAATATCAAAATATAAAATCCCTTACTATGTAGAGATTGTAGACGAGTATCCAATGACAGCTTCTGGAAAGATCCAAAAATATAAACTCCGAGAACATGCCGTAAATACACTTGTGAGAATATAA
- a CDS encoding DHH family phosphoesterase, translating to MIHLFTHNDLDGVGCGILAKLAFNEKVKVHYNSVGSLNYQVAEFMEEATPRHQIYITDLSVNEENAKKLDHFAKQQDGFVQFIDHHKTAIHLNEYSWASVTVEYEDGRLTSATSLFYEYLLEQDLIARTEPLDEVVELIRQYDTWEWDQNKNTKAKRLNDLLYMISIDDFESRMLQKLTSAAKFDFDDFETQILDMEEQKLERYLRKKRREIIQKPVGDNWVGIVHAESFLSELGNVLGKENPHLDYIAMINMGSKRISLRTIHDDVDVSQVAGKFDGGGHAKASGCSLNEQAYKLFVAEAFPLNPLKQDAPHNVFNVKESPNGVLYDSKEKGTLFLLPKEDGTWKVENKEKFLDTTFSSFQEAETFIKRKYAAWLVKDEEYVNFLVENIRRLKTN from the coding sequence ATTATCAGGTTGCGGAGTTTATGGAAGAAGCAACACCGCGACATCAAATATACATAACAGATTTATCGGTAAATGAGGAGAATGCCAAAAAACTCGACCATTTTGCAAAACAGCAAGATGGATTTGTTCAATTTATCGATCATCATAAAACTGCCATTCATCTTAATGAATATAGTTGGGCTTCTGTTACTGTTGAATATGAGGATGGCAGACTGACAAGTGCCACTTCTTTATTCTATGAATATTTGTTAGAGCAGGATTTAATAGCCCGTACTGAACCACTAGATGAAGTGGTTGAATTGATACGTCAATATGATACGTGGGAATGGGATCAAAATAAGAATACGAAGGCAAAAAGATTAAACGACCTTTTATATATGATTTCAATTGATGACTTTGAATCGAGAATGCTTCAAAAGTTAACAAGTGCCGCTAAATTCGATTTTGATGATTTTGAAACACAAATCCTTGACATGGAAGAGCAAAAACTAGAAAGGTATTTGCGAAAAAAACGCAGAGAAATTATTCAAAAGCCTGTTGGTGATAATTGGGTTGGAATTGTCCACGCTGAATCATTTCTTTCGGAACTTGGAAATGTTTTAGGAAAGGAAAATCCCCATTTGGACTATATAGCTATGATTAATATGGGAAGCAAACGTATCAGCTTGCGCACCATACATGATGATGTCGATGTTTCGCAAGTGGCCGGTAAATTTGATGGGGGTGGCCATGCTAAGGCATCCGGTTGTAGTTTAAATGAGCAGGCGTACAAGCTTTTTGTAGCGGAGGCATTCCCGTTAAATCCTCTCAAACAAGACGCGCCTCACAATGTTTTCAATGTAAAAGAATCACCTAATGGTGTGTTGTATGATTCAAAAGAAAAAGGAACATTGTTTCTTTTACCGAAAGAAGACGGGACATGGAAGGTGGAAAACAAGGAAAAGTTTTTGGATACAACCTTTTCCTCTTTTCAGGAAGCAGAAACGTTTATTAAAAGAAAATATGCAGCATGGTTGGTTAAAGACGAGGAGTATGTCAATTTCCTTGTAGAAAACATTAGAAGATTAAAAACAAACTAA
- a CDS encoding MFS transporter yields MQAQKVKLATSNPESSTVYPILFIIGLVHLLNDALQSVVPALFPVLQNSMGLTFTQLGLIAFALNATSSLIQPVVGIITDKRPSPYALPIGLTFSLFGIIGLALAPSFWVIIISVLFIGLGSAAFHPEGSRVAYMAAGNRRGLAQSIYQVGGNSGQALAPLMAAYILLPLGQKGVLWFTIVAAAAVMLLLYIAAWYKQQVAYSNRPLKQKKTITVKSTDKSIGNRRIITFSICLLIFLVFARSWFHAGITNFYAFYAIENYGIPIADSQIYIFVFLGAGAVGTFFGGPLADRFGKRLVISLSMLGSAPLALLLPFVGPTLAYLLVAIIGFIILSSFSVTVVYAQELVPGRIGLVSGLIVGLAFGMGAVGSVALGVLADWVGLTNTIIFTVSLPFIGLLTFFLPSDQKVREMHN; encoded by the coding sequence ATGCAGGCACAAAAAGTCAAATTAGCGACTTCAAATCCCGAAAGTTCCACGGTCTATCCGATTCTTTTTATTATAGGTCTTGTCCACCTGTTAAATGATGCATTACAATCTGTAGTTCCTGCCCTATTCCCCGTGTTGCAAAATTCCATGGGGCTGACCTTTACACAACTGGGACTGATTGCGTTTGCGTTAAATGCGACATCTTCGCTTATTCAACCCGTTGTGGGAATTATTACAGATAAGAGACCTTCTCCATATGCCCTGCCAATTGGACTTACTTTTTCCTTATTCGGAATTATCGGCTTGGCATTGGCACCAAGCTTTTGGGTGATTATTATTTCCGTATTGTTCATAGGATTAGGTTCTGCCGCCTTCCACCCTGAAGGTTCCCGCGTTGCCTATATGGCGGCAGGAAACCGCAGAGGGCTGGCACAGTCCATATACCAGGTAGGAGGCAATTCAGGTCAGGCTTTAGCACCGTTGATGGCAGCTTATATCCTGTTGCCACTCGGACAAAAAGGCGTGTTGTGGTTTACAATAGTTGCCGCCGCAGCTGTGATGTTACTTTTATACATCGCTGCCTGGTACAAACAACAAGTAGCATATTCAAACAGACCGTTAAAACAAAAGAAAACTATCACAGTTAAATCAACCGATAAATCCATTGGTAATAGACGGATCATCACCTTTTCCATCTGTTTGCTAATTTTTCTAGTATTTGCTCGTTCATGGTTCCATGCAGGTATCACCAACTTTTATGCTTTTTATGCCATAGAGAACTACGGCATACCTATCGCTGACTCACAAATATATATTTTCGTGTTCTTAGGTGCCGGTGCTGTAGGTACATTTTTCGGAGGACCATTAGCAGATCGTTTCGGGAAGAGGCTGGTGATTTCTCTTTCTATGCTGGGGTCCGCTCCACTTGCATTGTTGTTGCCTTTTGTAGGTCCGACACTTGCCTATCTCCTTGTTGCCATAATCGGATTCATCATCCTTTCTAGCTTTTCTGTAACAGTAGTGTACGCTCAAGAGCTGGTTCCTGGCCGAATAGGCTTGGTTTCCGGGCTTATTGTAGGACTGGCGTTTGGTATGGGGGCCGTGGGATCTGTTGCGCTTGGAGTCCTGGCAGATTGGGTCGGGCTAACAAACACCATCATATTTACTGTAAGTCTACCCTTTATTGGATTGCTAACCTTCTTCCTTCCTAGTGATCAGAAAGTCAGAGAAATGCATAATTAA
- a CDS encoding DUF3900 domain-containing protein, which yields MDFDIKSLAFYLIEVEGSGDNAKKQYKPMAVLDETTYEESALKPFLDGELMKITKRKVDRHPKNEQVPTKIGRFMVEPGYDLGSNPNFNQFNRIKQAESLEAFSSAADEIASTYTDTTAVRGGVLIVTRAKLNKYFDEPFVFILKCDFEQKVASITNEQTLIHNVQMAITTKNMKSIQYPFMVEDGMVEEGELKIHQSSHSRYFEDFLKYVEYGESMPEIIKNQVMGMVHQEISETYHDESEEKEKVEQAMEAWATSPKRELQERWSDEQVIEASSSIIEQTPDIELKFKLDHISVKGLLADFGENVHIAKINNRYVVLLEGDYLQFEKNVSPVEMLKPSELTMILERLNKKYSS from the coding sequence ATGGATTTTGATATCAAGTCATTAGCCTTTTACCTGATTGAAGTAGAAGGCAGTGGAGATAACGCCAAGAAACAATATAAACCAATGGCAGTATTAGATGAAACTACATATGAAGAAAGTGCATTAAAACCTTTCCTAGACGGGGAATTGATGAAAATCACCAAAAGGAAGGTAGATCGACATCCTAAAAATGAACAAGTTCCAACAAAGATTGGGAGATTCATGGTGGAACCTGGGTATGACCTTGGCTCAAACCCCAACTTTAATCAATTCAATCGAATCAAACAGGCCGAAAGCTTAGAAGCTTTTTCTTCTGCGGCAGATGAAATAGCATCCACCTATACAGATACAACGGCGGTAAGAGGTGGCGTACTAATTGTCACCAGGGCTAAATTAAACAAATATTTTGATGAGCCTTTTGTATTTATTTTAAAATGTGACTTTGAACAAAAAGTCGCTTCCATCACAAATGAACAGACGCTGATTCATAATGTCCAAATGGCCATCACTACAAAAAACATGAAGTCCATTCAATATCCCTTCATGGTGGAGGATGGAATGGTAGAAGAAGGAGAATTAAAGATTCATCAGTCCTCTCATTCTCGTTACTTCGAGGATTTCTTAAAGTATGTGGAATATGGAGAGTCGATGCCAGAAATCATTAAAAACCAAGTGATGGGGATGGTCCACCAAGAAATTTCCGAAACCTATCATGATGAAAGCGAAGAAAAGGAAAAGGTGGAGCAAGCAATGGAAGCCTGGGCTACATCACCGAAACGCGAACTTCAAGAACGGTGGTCCGACGAGCAAGTGATAGAGGCTTCTTCCTCTATCATTGAGCAGACACCAGATATTGAGTTAAAATTCAAGCTAGATCATATCTCTGTGAAAGGCTTGCTGGCGGACTTTGGTGAAAATGTTCATATAGCGAAAATCAATAACCGGTATGTGGTTCTTCTTGAAGGGGATTATCTGCAATTCGAAAAGAATGTGTCACCAGTAGAGATGTTGAAACCGAGTGAATTGACGATGATTTTAGAGAGGTTAAATAAAAAATACAGTTCCTAA
- a CDS encoding Gfo/Idh/MocA family protein codes for MIRFGVIGTNWITESFINAALESEDFRLTAVYSRKEETAKNFGEKFSVTTTYTDLNEFSRSNEFDAVYIASPNSLHAKQAIACMNQGKHVLCEKPIATNTRELSEMIAAAKRNNVVLMEAMKSTLLPNFLAVKENLHKIGKIRRYVTSYCQYSSRYDKYKEGTVLNAFKPEFSNGALMDIGIYTIYPMVALFGKPKALFAMAHMLESGVDGQGSILFQYDGMDASVAYSKIANSYLPSEIQGEEGTIILDTIHTPEKIRIKYKDGSEEDITVSQKDQSMFYEAEEFIRLIKFGEKESSINSLNTSLQTMELIEEARKQIGLVYPADQS; via the coding sequence TTGATACGTTTTGGCGTGATCGGAACCAACTGGATAACAGAATCATTCATCAATGCAGCACTAGAGTCTGAAGATTTCCGTTTAACGGCTGTCTATTCTAGAAAAGAAGAAACCGCAAAGAATTTTGGGGAAAAATTCAGTGTAACTACTACATATACAGATCTTAATGAGTTTTCAAGAAGCAACGAATTTGATGCAGTTTATATAGCCAGCCCTAATTCCCTGCATGCAAAGCAAGCGATTGCCTGCATGAACCAAGGTAAACATGTGTTATGCGAAAAACCGATAGCAACAAATACTAGAGAATTATCGGAAATGATAGCTGCGGCAAAAAGAAATAACGTGGTTTTGATGGAGGCAATGAAAAGCACCCTCCTTCCAAACTTCTTGGCAGTGAAAGAAAACCTGCATAAAATTGGGAAAATAAGACGTTATGTCACGAGTTATTGTCAGTATTCTTCCCGCTATGATAAGTACAAGGAAGGTACGGTACTTAATGCTTTCAAGCCCGAGTTTTCCAATGGAGCTTTAATGGACATTGGTATCTATACCATCTATCCAATGGTGGCGTTGTTCGGCAAGCCGAAAGCTTTATTTGCCATGGCCCATATGCTTGAATCGGGCGTCGATGGGCAAGGAAGTATCTTGTTCCAGTATGATGGAATGGATGCTTCGGTTGCCTATTCTAAAATAGCAAACTCCTACCTTCCTTCCGAAATACAAGGCGAAGAAGGAACGATCATTTTAGATACCATCCATACACCAGAAAAAATACGGATTAAATATAAAGACGGTTCGGAGGAAGATATTACGGTTTCTCAAAAAGATCAGTCTATGTTTTACGAAGCAGAAGAGTTTATTCGCCTTATTAAATTTGGGGAAAAAGAATCTTCCATCAACTCTCTTAATACTTCCCTGCAAACGATGGAGTTAATAGAAGAAGCCCGCAAACAAATAGGTCTTGTCTACCCGGCAGACCAAAGTTAA
- the ltaE gene encoding low-specificity L-threonine aldolase: MIDLRSDTVTKPTKEMRKASYEAEVGDDVYGEDPTVTLLEEKAAEILGKEAALFVTSGTQGNQIAVLTHCRPGNEILLEEESHIFYYESGAVAALAGVQTRTIPGVNGIMNPQDIESAIRGEDQHFPETGLICIENTHNRAGGAVVPVSNMAEIYKVAQRNGIPVHVDGARLFNAAASTGLSIREFTKHCDTVQICLSKGLGAPVGSIIAGSNDFIKRARKWRKRLGGGLRQVGIIAAPGLIALTQMTERLAEDHENAEFLANGLRGMNPLTIVNAVDTNIVVVDVAGLGMKADQFVQALKEKGVLAVTFGPTLVRLTTHFDVSRRDMETVINTIDEIVKSRK, encoded by the coding sequence ATGATTGATTTAAGAAGTGATACTGTAACAAAACCTACTAAAGAAATGAGAAAGGCATCGTATGAAGCAGAAGTTGGAGATGACGTATACGGAGAAGATCCGACGGTTACACTTTTAGAAGAAAAAGCGGCAGAAATTCTCGGAAAAGAAGCCGCACTGTTTGTTACGAGCGGAACACAAGGAAATCAAATCGCGGTATTGACACATTGCCGACCAGGAAATGAGATATTACTAGAAGAAGAGTCTCATATTTTTTATTACGAATCTGGTGCTGTTGCCGCATTGGCAGGAGTCCAAACCAGAACCATTCCAGGTGTAAACGGGATAATGAATCCACAAGATATAGAATCTGCTATACGTGGAGAAGATCAACACTTTCCTGAAACAGGTCTGATTTGTATAGAAAACACACATAATCGTGCTGGAGGGGCAGTAGTGCCTGTATCAAACATGGCAGAAATCTATAAAGTGGCACAAAGAAATGGTATCCCTGTTCATGTGGATGGAGCCCGACTATTTAATGCCGCTGCAAGTACTGGCTTATCTATTCGAGAGTTCACCAAACATTGCGATACGGTACAAATATGTTTGTCCAAAGGTTTGGGTGCACCGGTTGGTTCGATCATTGCCGGATCTAACGATTTCATTAAACGAGCGAGAAAATGGAGAAAGCGTCTCGGTGGGGGATTAAGGCAAGTTGGAATAATTGCAGCACCTGGGTTAATAGCTTTAACTCAAATGACAGAAAGACTTGCAGAGGATCATGAAAATGCGGAGTTTCTTGCAAATGGTTTAAGGGGAATGAACCCTTTGACAATAGTAAATGCGGTTGATACGAATATTGTGGTAGTGGATGTAGCCGGTTTGGGCATGAAGGCAGATCAATTTGTACAAGCATTAAAAGAGAAGGGTGTTTTGGCTGTTACGTTTGGACCAACGTTGGTTCGACTTACCACTCATTTTGATGTGAGCAGAAGAGATATGGAGACAGTTATTAATACGATTGATGAAATAGTGAAATCAAGAAAATAA